DNA from Solanum stenotomum isolate F172 chromosome 3, ASM1918654v1, whole genome shotgun sequence:
TCTGCTAGCTCGTTAGGGCATGTAGCATCATATAAAGTAGGGATGCACTAATATGGTCAAGAAATGCATGGCACCTGAACTTCCCCTGTAATAAACATCATTGGCCCTCATAAGTTTCAAGAAAAATGGTCAATACTGAACCTAATCATGCCCACAAATTCCACGCAAGGACATTAACACAATTTTGTGAAAGTGTTATGGCCTGCAAGGACAATTGGTCCTCCTGATTTTTGATATCAAGATGCTGAATAAGATTAGGATCTTTCACGTCTGAATTCTCTAAGCGGAGCTTGCACCGAGTAGCTTAGTTTGGTTTCTGATTTGAATAATGTTTGAAATGTTCTAGGGATAAAACTGTTTCTGGGACAAAGAATCATTTCTTAAAGACTTAAACCACATTTACTGTCAGCTTCAATCCGAAGGTTGCTAAATCTAGATAGgtgtaaaaaaaaacatcaaagaGATAAGAGGACCCTATTTAGAATGTGGGTAGAAATCTATAAGAGAGTCTGGCCATAATGACCGAATTGGTTATCTTCATGCATAAGGATCTAATAGAAAAAAGAGTGCTTATTTATTGATAATGGTGGGTCATGATGTTGTGGTAGACCAAACTGGGGGTAATGTAGGTGACAATAACTTCTGTTTGACATGTTATGTAGGTGGCAACACTCTTTCTAATAAGTGCTTCACTACGGAGTTCCAGTGAGACCCAGTGCATAAGTGTTGGCATAGTTGCATTCATGTAGGTGACACAGTTATTGACCTTTGACCATCAGTAGGTTCAAGCAATATTGAGTAATAGCTCCAAAAATCTTGAACGAAACCATAAACTATGACGAACCATTGAATTTCTTCTGTCTTGCTGTGTAAATTATTTACTTTAGCTTGTCcccaaaaaataatactccataTGTACATCTCAACACTAAAGATTTTCTTAGAACAGCAAATCTGGATAGCATATGGTTGGAGAATATTAAATGCTTTAATTACCAAAAGAGGTTAATGAAAATTTGTGAGAGTTTCAATTCCATATCCCAGATTTTAATGGGAGCTAgcaaaacattttttaatgGTGCTCAGCAAATTAATGACCCAGGGTATGGCTTCCTTTAGTCTCTAGGACCTCCCCATctgattatattttctttactgCTTTTATTGGCTTTAGTTGTCCTTTCTCTATTAATTTTCTGCAAAGTACTATACTCGGTTCTGTTTGAGCATGTCAGGATATTGCAAATGATCCATCATAAGGATGGTTTGTGCAATAGGAGAAATTGCTATCCATTCTATGAAGTTCAGAGATAAAAATATTCCTCTGTTCTTTAGGCCTagtgcaatatatatatatatatattttctttaaacaGTTAGAAGCTAACTGTCTTAATTATTAGCTTTAAGGTTAGTCATTGGTTCGTATGTAAACTTGGATTGAATAGTGTCTTATTTTTCTAGTCTTTGGCTATTTATCTTGATCTTGTGAAATGTCAATTTAAAGTGTACAGCATTCTGTGACAATTTGCTTTGTTCCTTTATAGGCAAAATTTGAAATCTCCTTGTACTCTATTGAATCTGTATTTGAGGGAGTTCTTTCAATTGTGCGATTAGAACTACAACTACTTTTTAAGTCTTCGAAATGCCATGGCTGGAATTTGGTTCTTTAATGTGTAAGAATATACAACTAATGATGAATCTTTATAGAGTATGCAAGGAGCAAGAATCTAAAGAggaaagggtaaaaaaaataaaaaataacaacaatgaTTTAGCGGCTCCATTGGCTGGAATCTAGGTTTAAAGCACGGAGGTGGATTTGATACCAAAATGCAACTTGAGCTTCCCTCGGTGTAACCTTAAGTAAAACAAATGCTATTTACTAATTACTACTTGTCAACCAAGTGTGAGGTGGGGGAGGAAAGAAGAATTGCAATAAGAATGAAGAGCCGCCTCAAATTTAGATTGGAAGTATGAGTCTCGAAAAAAAAGGTGGGGTGTTGGGGTGTTGGGGGTGTGGGGGTGGTGGGATATTATtcagtttaagtttgacttcTTTTAGAGAGTACAATTTCTATATTCTGGCTTTTAGCTaacatggaaaaaaaaatattcttagatTTTATCAGCTGTTTAATAAGTTGCTTATTGTGATCCGACATTTTTGTAACATTCCTTAAACAGCAGTATATTGGGAATTTCTCTCTTGGCTGCATCTGTCTTTCATATCTCTCCATTCATGTACTCTTTACAAGATATCTCAGTGTTGCCTATGGTCCCTTTAGCCTCTTAGTATCTGTTCTTATAAAAACTTCTCCAAGCCATAGACCAGGTTCTGCCAAGGGAAAACAAAGAGTGCTGTGTAGTCTGTAAAATCGATGCTGAAATATGTTAAGAAATGGTTAATCGATGGTACCTTGAGGCGAACAACTTTTCTAATGGCCAGAATCAGGCCTGGCATGAGACATTGCACATCTGTGATATCATGCTTTAGTGTGTAAACCTGATCAACAACAGTTACAAATGAGATTCTCATAAATACAATGGGGATCTATGTTGTAAATCTTACTACCTTCTTCACGAACACTTGTAGGAATTCTCCTTAGCTTGAGGCGTGTTGAAAGACACCGTCCTTAAGGATATTTCACCTAGTATAGGTGCATTCCCAGGATTCAACAAGCTCTTCTAGTATCAAACTAGGAGCCAAAATCTAACAAAGATTTAATAGAGAAGAAAACccaacaatataaccataatcAGGAAGGATTATACTTTGCTCATTTCATGAAAGTAAACCCAAAAAATCTTATTTAGGCAACAAAAGAGACAAAAGGGCTCTAATATTTGGACATTGTTTCAGAACGTTAGAGCCCTTTTGTCTCTTTTGTTGCCTATATAGGATTCTTTGCGTTTACTTTCATGATATGGGCAAAAGTATAATCCTGATTATGATTCTATTGCTGGgttttcttcttctctatttAATCTTTATTAGATTTTGGCTCCTAGTTTGATACTAAAAGAGCTTGTTGAATCTTGGGGGACACACCTATACCGGGTGAAATATTGGACAACGTCTATTGACACACCTCAAGCTATGGAGAATTCCTACGAGTGTTTGTGAATAAGGTATTTTCCATAAGATTTCCAACAATCTATGGCCACTGTCTACCGTAGTGAACCGAGAGTATGGTTCAGAAACATACCTCTCCTGGCCTCGAGAAGTAAACTGATGTACTAGATGGGAGCCCTGGTAGAACCAAGCTGTGAACACGCACCCCGTCTTCCCCAAGAACTTGACCCCTTGCCTTGAAGAACAGAAGAAAAAGCAGCCAAATATCAGAATGTTCCTGAAGTCAAGAGATTGCCTTGTCCGTAGACCCAATTACTCCAAAGTTCTGCTGGGTTATAAATGTTATCATGTTATTTGATTTGGCTTATTTCGAAGGATTTACCAGTTCATAGTTCTTCTTTATGTTCAACTACAAGCTTGAAAACTATGAATTGCATGTAGCACCGTGTCTGTAAGATTTGTTGCATCTTACCGGAATATCACTAGAAATGTCATCTCTATTATACAGCTGACCCAAATTGGAAAGGTTGTTAGCAATTTGAACTGCATCCTGGGTTGGAAAATCCTGCAGCCAGCAATAATTTCATTACTTTTAACCACTGATTTTGGTAATTCAATAAGTACAAGCATTTAATGAATGAGAGGTTTCTTTTTCTTATACTAATAACTACTAGTATGATTGAAATGGTCAGAGCCTACTATATACAATCACTGACATGATGTAGGAGAATATTTATACTATTGACAGTTAACTCTGGAATGCATCAGTTAAATCTCTAGTCGCTTTCTTTGTATTAAGAAGATTAACTTTAACTGATCTAGAGAACCAAAAGATGAGAAACAAATGAGGTCTTGAGCACGTTCGTAGGTGAGAACACTATTGATCTATAAGAGACTGCTCATGTTGTTTAGGCTCTTCCAAAGATGTGTTGGAGAAGTAGAAATAACACCAACTGGTCACTTTTCGACCTTGTAACTGTTCAAATTTCACAGGCGAAATAAGAACTCCATGACAATGACTACTACATCGAAAAGTTAATTGTTTATGAATTTTACCGATTGgaaaagaataaagaagaaGATTCGGGGTGTAAAGTTGTAGAAAGGACGACCGGGTCACTGTTAGCATTTGCTGTTTGATTAAGATGACAATAAATTCTACAGAAAGGTTAGTTACCTAATTGGCTGTATCCAGCTAGGTTATGGACCCATGCACTAAGCTTTActatcatcattattattttattcgaAAAGAAGAATTTTATGGCATTACAACATATTAGATGGTGTTAGGTCTTGGCCATGGCCCCCTTCTAGTATTGAAATTAATAGAATTCCCCTCAATTAGTTATGTGTAGTGCGGAAAAATATCTTCTCCATCCAAGTGGCGGAACCACAATCTTCATTAATGGtactcaaaataaatatttaaagattCAACATTTTAGTGTATATGCATAAAAATAAGTCAACAGCCACGGGGTTGTACTTACCAGAGGATTAGCTCTAgactcaacaatttcaacattgTTATAGTGAAAAGAAGCTGAAATTGCTGCTTGCTGGAGAAGTATGGATCCAATTGAAAGAGTTGGTGCAACCAAACAACCCTGACATCAATGCCAAAAACATGCGCCTTTTTTAATTAAGTAGAACCAGAATTATTtcttggcataatacataaacgtgcCCTTTGAATTGACCTTAAAGTACTAAACCCATTGTTTGAAAATGTAATTGGTCATATGATGAAATTGTTGTGTAAATTTGTAAATCTCACCCTGCACCCTCACCGTGCTGGCCTTCTCGCATAACATAGATAAAGCCATGACAGTTTCTTGCTTAATTCTGGGCACATAAACTACACTATTCATCCCAAATGCTGTTGCCtgcaaaacaaaattgaaatgatTTTAAGTTTCCACCTTCttctgttttccttttttttttttttttgttaaataagtGAAGCTATTAAGAAGATTGGACCTGTTTGACATTGTCATAAACTGTAGAAGGGTCAGTGAAATCAATGACTACTCCAGTTGCTTTTAACTGCAATAATTGAATTTCACAATGTCAGAAACCATCATTTGGATCAGAATTAAAGCAATATTGGGtcaattcaagaacataattTTTTGACATGCTCGGATGGTAAACACCCTTCACCTCATAACTCTGAGATTGTAGGTTCAAGTCACCAGGGAAGCAAAAAGGTTACCTGAGATATTGAACCCAAGACCATGGTAAGGTCG
Protein-coding regions in this window:
- the LOC125858419 gene encoding dihydrodipicolinate reductase-like protein CRR1, chloroplastic isoform X1, coding for MAVLSCQTYFINSKKIIKTKPFICCSSSSSQNNVKVIINGAAKEIGRAAVIAVTKARGMELAGAVDSNFVGQDIGQVCGMEEPLEIPIINDLTMVLGSISQLKATGVVIDFTDPSTVYDNVKQATAFGMNSVVYVPRIKQETVMALSMLCEKASTGCLVAPTLSIGSILLQQAAISASFHYNNVEIVESRANPLDFPTQDAVQIANNLSNLGQLYNRDDISSDIPARGQVLGEDGVRVHSLVLPGLPSSTSVYFSRPGEVYTLKHDITDVQCLMPGLILAIRKVVRLKVPSINHFLTYFSIDFTDYTALFVFPWQNLVYGLEKFL
- the LOC125858419 gene encoding dihydrodipicolinate reductase-like protein CRR1, chloroplastic isoform X2 translates to MAVLSCQTYFINSKKIIKTKPFICCSSSSSQNNVKVIINGAAKEIGRAAVIAVTKARGMELAGAVDSNFVGQDIGQVCGMEEPLEIPIINDLTMVLGSISQLKATGVVIDFTDPSTVYDNVKQATAFGMNSVVYVPRIKQETVMALSMLCEKASTGCLVAPTLSIGSILLQQAAISASFHYNNVEIVESRANPLDFPTQDAVQIANNLSNLGQLYNRDDISSDIPARGQVLGEDGVRVHSLVLPGLPSSTSVYFSRPGEVYTLKHDITDVQCLMPGLILAIRKVVRLKNLVYGLEKFL
- the LOC125858419 gene encoding dihydrodipicolinate reductase-like protein CRR1, chloroplastic isoform X3; the protein is MAVLSCQTYFINSKKIIKTKPFICCSSSSSQNNVKVIINGAAKEIGRAAVIAVTKARGMELAGAVDSNFVGQDIGQVCGMEEPLEIPIINDLTMVLGSISQLKATGVVIDFTDPSTVYDNVKQATAFGMNSVVYVPRIKQETVMALSMLCEKASTGCLVAPTLSIGSILLQQAAISASFHYNNVEIVESRANPLDFPTQDAVQIANNLSNLGQLYNRDDISSDIPVRCNKSYRHGATCNS